CAAGCGGCTCCTGTTGCTCGCATTGCCATCGGCGATGCCCGACCTTGCAGTCGCGCTACGCGTCGGCACGGCGAGTTCTGTGCTCGTCACCGTCACTGCAGAGTACCTTATGCAAACCGGGGGCCTCGGCAATCTCTTCGCGGTGACCATGCAGGAGTTCAACCTGCGCCGCGCGCTCGGCGCGAGTATCGTTGCCATGGTGCTGTCGACAATCCTGTACGAACTCGCCAGCCACGCGGAGAAGCACATTCGCCTTCGCTTCCGATAGCCTCGCGCAAACAACAACGCCCGCCATCAGCCTGGCGGGCGTTGTTCTGTTCTACCTCATGCGATGACTACTCTCCATGCAGTTTCGCGCCGGCAAGCTTGCGCATGTAGTCACCCCACTTCGGGTCATAGCCTGCGATGCGGTTCTCGAGCTTCGCGCCGTTATCCCACCAGTGGTCGGGCGTGCGGCCCATCTCCACACCACGACGCGTGTGAATGTCGACCATGAAGTCCTTCACATCGACAGCACGCTCGCCGCGCTCTACGACTTCGCGCGTCCAGTTGGAAAGCTCCATCGACATGTTGTCCTTCGGCGCGGTCGCGAGCAGGCGCACCGCATGCGCGCAGTAGATCCAACGATCGCCGGGGTCCGCCATGCGACCTGCCTGCTGGTAGAGCGCATTGATCACCGCAGGAGCCGTGGGCATGCCGAGGCCAACATCTTCCGTTGCGATGATTTCCAGGCGGCGCCACAACACTTCCTCCGCATCCGGGCCGGAAGAGAAGAACTCAAACGCTGCGATCGCGGCGTCTTCCACCCAACCGCGACGAATGCTCTTCTGCAGCACGCTGCGCAGCTCGTCGATGGGAAATCCGCGAAGGCTGGTCGTGCGGCTCCATGTGTCTTCGCTCTGATAGTTGCGGGGCTTGGGTTGCTGGTCCATGTTTGACTTCTGCCTTTCTACTTTCGTGGTTCGTGATGTGCTGCCATCGGCATGGTCATCAGGTTGAGAAACATTTGCGTGAAGCGGGCGGTGTCGAAGTCCCACGCCACGTCTGCGACGCGAGCCTCCGGCGGCGGAATGGGCTTCTGCCGCTTGGGCTCAGGCTTGTCCGGCCATGCAATGCCGGCGTAGCCCTTGGGCACTTCATCCCAATACCAACTCGCGCCGTAGCTCATGCCCGGCATCGTGTCGATATCGACATAGAAGCGCTTCCAACTGGTGATGATCGACGGATCGATCAAGTAGGCCGCGAGCAACTCATCGGGCATGCGAAACCACTGCTGTGGTTTGCCTTCGCGATGCGGTTTCATCACGAGTTGCTCGTAGAGTTCGGCCTCGGCCTTGTTCTGGCCTTTAGAAATTGTCTCAGCCATCTCGGGTGTCTTATGTAATTTCTCGGCGACATCGACGGTGATGAGCGTGAGCTTCGGCCACGGCGCATGCAGCACAAGCT
The nucleotide sequence above comes from Granulicella cerasi. Encoded proteins:
- a CDS encoding AAA family ATPase gives rise to the protein MDQQPKPRNYQSEDTWSRTTSLRGFPIDELRSVLQKSIRRGWVEDAAIAAFEFFSSGPDAEEVLWRRLEIIATEDVGLGMPTAPAVINALYQQAGRMADPGDRWIYCAHAVRLLATAPKDNMSMELSNWTREVVERGERAVDVKDFMVDIHTRRGVEMGRTPDHWWDNGAKLENRIAGYDPKWGDYMRKLAGAKLHGE